A part of Bacillus rossius redtenbacheri isolate Brsri chromosome 1, Brsri_v3, whole genome shotgun sequence genomic DNA contains:
- the LOC134529624 gene encoding adult cuticle protein 1-like, translated as MYKAVLILAVAVLACANAGVILGAPGLIGAPGLIGAPGLIGAPGLIAAPGLLAAAPAAVGIAPAPGYVAVTRGAVHVAPLPGNVPYASHHVNLAPAPGTL; from the coding sequence GCCGTGCTGATCCTCGCCGTCGCCGTGCTGGCCTGCGCCAACGCCGGAGTGATCCTGGGCGCCCCCGGCCTGATCGGCGCCCCCGGCCTGATCGGCGCCCCCGGCCTGATCGGCGCCCCCGGCCTGATCGCCGCTCCCGGCCTGCTGGCCGCTGCTCCGGCGGCCGTGGGCATCGCCCCAGCCCCGGGCTACGTGGCCGTCACCAGGGGAGCCGTGCACGTGGCTCCTCTGCCGGGCAACGTGCCCTATGCCAGCCACCACGTGAACCTGGCCCCCGCCCCCGGCACTCTGTGA